In a single window of the Elaeis guineensis isolate ETL-2024a chromosome 6, EG11, whole genome shotgun sequence genome:
- the LOC140858531 gene encoding ABC transporter G family member 1-like, whose translation MASPPHVPRWTPSPSPAKNPHPRPAEEDDIEMHGSRTGVDAPGSIDRSFPFSGKFNPPSPLHPSFHNGSQEEVNGLPEMEVVKVSFEEKVPSSGVIVGHEDLESNRKNRGISLTWKDLWVSASDGKGGRAPILCGLNGYAKPGEILAIMGPSGCGKSTLLDTLAGRLGSNVSQSGEILINGQKQKLAFGTSAYVTQDDVLMTTLTVREAVYYSAQLQLPDSMSRKEKRERAEETIREMGLGGAMDTRIGGWASKGISGGQKRRVSICMEILTRPELLFLDEPTSGLDSAASYHVMERIASLARREGMTVVAAIHQPSSEVFELFHGLCLLAYGKTVYFGRAAATSEFFALNGFPCPPLRNPSDHFLRTINKDFEKDIEEGPDVNPITTAEAIEILVKSYKSSTISQQVVQQIAEISEMGGALVKKGSQASFLTQSLVLTSRSFVNMYRDLGYYWLRFAIYIALCLCVGTIYYDVGHSYGSIQARGSMLMFTAAFLTFMAIGGFPSFVEDMKIFGRERLNGHYGVTAFVIANTLSATPYLALISVAPGAMAYYLVGLQRRIDHFAYFALVLFMCMMLVEGLMMIVASIVPDFLMGIITGAGIQGVMMLNGGFFRLPDDLPKPVWRYPMYYIAFHTYANQGFYKNEFLGLTFPNDQAGGPPTISGEEILRDIWQVEMSYSKWVNLAILFGMVILYRILFLVIVKITEKVKPMIKALLVKPPVKSIHVLEQPSAELRKKSTKDKNGFL comes from the exons ATGGCTTCTCCCCCACATGTGCCAAGATGGACTCCAAGCCCAAGCCCAGCAAAGAATCCCCACCCTCGGCCAGCCGAGGAAGATGACATAGAGATGCATGGCTCCAGGACCGGCGTCGATGCTCCGGGAAGCATCGACAGGTCTTTCCCTTTCAGTGGTAAATTTAATCCTCCATCACCTTTGCACCCTAGCTTCCACAACGGCAGCCAAGAAGAAGTCAACGGCTTGCCGGAAATGGAAGTGGTCAAGGTGTCCTTCGAAGAGAAGGTGCCGAGTTCTGGTGTAATCGTAGGCCATGAAGACCTCGAGAGCAACCGGAAAAATCGTGGTATCTCCCTCACCTGGAAAGATCTCTGGGTCTCAGCATCCGATGGCAAAGGCGGGCGCGCACCGATCCTCTGTGGTCTCAATGGTTACGCCAAGCCCGGTGAGATCTTGGCCATCATGGGACCTTCTGGTTGTGGCAAGTCCACCCTTTTAGACACGCTTGCAG GAAGATTAGGATCCAACGTGAGTCAAAGTGGAGAAATTCTGATCAATGGCCAGAAACAGAAGCTTGCATTTGGGACATCA GCTTATGTGACTCAAGACGACGTATTGATGACGACGCTTACCGTCAGAGAAGCTGTGTACTACTCGGCACAACTCCAGCTGCCGGACTCCATGTcaaggaaggagaagagagagagggcggaggagacgaTCCGGGAGATGGGGTTGGGAGGTGCGATGGATACGAGGATAGGGGGATGGGCATCCAAGGGCATCAGCGGTGGTCAGAAGAGGAGGGTGAGCATCTGCATGGAGATTCTCACCAGGCCTGAGCTCCTCTTCCTCGACGAGCCAACCAGCGGCCTCGACAGCGCCGCCTCCTACCACGTCATGGAGAGGATCGCCAGCCTCGCCCGCCGGGAGGGGATGACGGTGGTCGCCGCCATCCACCAGCCCAGCAGTGAAGTGTTCGAGCTCTTCCATGGCCTTTGCCTCCTCGCTTACGGCAAGACAGTTTACTTTGGACGAGCTGCAGCGACCAGCGAG TTCTTTGCTTTGAATGGCTTCCCCTGTCCACCTCTTCGAAATCCTTCAGACCATTTCCTCAGGACGATCAACAAAGACTTCGAAAAG GACATCGAAGAAGGCCCTGACGTTAACCCAATAACCACTGCTGAAGCAATTGAGATTCTTGTGAAATCTTACAAATCCTCCACTATTTCACAGCAAGTAGTTCAACAAATTGCAGAGATAAGTGAAATG GGTGGAGCTCTGGTGAAGAAGGGAAGTCAGGCTAGCTTCTTAACTCAGTCCCTGGTCCTTACGAGCAGGTCCTTTGTGAACATGTATAGGGACTTGGGCTACTACTGGCTGCGATTTGCTATTTATATCGCACTTTGCCTTTGTGTAGGCACTATATACTATGATGTTGGCCATTCTTATGGTTCAATTCAG GCCAGAGGTTCCATGCTCATGTTCACAGCTGCCTTCCTGACTTTTATGGCAATAGGAGGCTTTCCATCCTTTGTGGAGGACATGAAG ATCTTTGGACGAGAAAGATTGAATGGACACTATGGTGTCACCGCATTCGTGATCGCCAATACTCTTTCTGCTACTCCATACTTGGCTCTCATCTCTGTAGCACCAGGGGCCATGGCCTACTACCTAGTTGGCCTTCAGAGGAGAATAGATCACTTTGCCTACTTTGCTCTAGTGCTGTTCATGTGCATGATGCTAGTTGAGGGCTTGATGATGATCGTCGCAAGCATCGTCCCAGATTTCCTGATGGGCATCATAACCGGGGCTGGAATTCAGGGAGTGATGATGCTGAATGGTGGCTTCTTCCGGTTGCCCGACGATCTCCCTAAGCCTGTGTGGCGGTACCCGATGTACTACATTGCCTTCCATACATATGCTAACCAAGGCTTCTACAAGAATGAGTTCTTGGGTCTAACTTTCCCCAACGACCAAGCAGGAGGGCCTCCCACCATTAGTGGTGAAGAGATCCTGAGAGATATTTGGCAAGTTGAAATGAGCTACTCCAAGTGGGTTAATCTCGCCATCTTATTCGGCATGGTCATTCTATATCGGATCTTGTTCTTGGTGATTGTAAAGATCACTGAGAAGGTTAAGCCCATGATTAAAGCTCTACTTGTTAAGCCTCCAGTGAAATCCATCCATGTTCTGGAGCAACCATCAGCTGAACTGCGCAAGAAGAGTACCAAAGACAAAAATGGTTTCCTGTGA
- the LOC140858602 gene encoding uncharacterized protein, translating into MTCPVPKVMKACLEQEYREAVSIVEPEGFKFAWIDFPKLRSGRERATSLIAERDDESEASTQQSRIEAEVFTELMGPERYGRVRGYGVGVTPTQLSEVSRYTQHATADAQDSRIRRLETEIQEIRQSRAAEMEEMRQSRAEMQAMRGQIDRLTSLLEMYGPSQAPGTSGTRRDSGTSRGDNDDHPPVD; encoded by the exons ATGACATGCCCTGTTCCTAAGGTCATGAAAGCATGTTTGGAACAAGAGTACAGAGAAGCTGTGTCGATCGTTGAACCAGAGGGCTTTAAGTTTGCGTGGATCGACTTTCCCAAGCTACGGTCAGGGCGA gagagggctacatctctcattgcggagcgtgacgacgagtccgaagcatctacgcagcagagccgtatcgaggccgaggtgttcacagagttgatgggaccagagcgctacggccgagtgaggggttatggagtaggagtcacccccactcagttatctgaggttagtagatatacgcagcatgctacagcagatgctcaggattcacgcattCGCAGACTCGagacggagatacaggagattagacagagtcgtgccgctgagatggaggagatgcgacagagccgtgccgagatgcaggccatgaggggacagattgatcgccttacatctttattagagatgtatggtccatctcag gctcctggcacatcaggcacccgtcgagacagcggcacgtcacgtggagacaacgacgaccatccgcctgtggattga